The nucleotide sequence TAAGGTTGATTTAGAACTAGGATTGGTAATGCAGTGTCTAGTAATTATTAAATCTGAACGATGGAGCAGAGCTCAGTTGTAAAGGGAACCCTAGAAAATCTGTATGAATAGAATGATGTATTGTAGCTTTTGGATTGAATCAGTTCAGATTGATATGGTAAACAATGTTGTGTGCATACCCTTTATCTTTGGATTTTTGATAAGAGTagacagtttttaaaaataatgcctAAATTACcgtggtaaaaaaaataattccaaatctacgTAGTTTTGTCCAGCgaggagagagaagaaatttgtaagtgagaaatcgtctcttgaagagacgattttcacaaaaaaaagaaaagaaagagaaatcgtctcttaaagagacgatttccacaaaaaaaaaaaaaatctcactttaaaattaaaaaaaaagaaaaaaaccatgtgggaaatcatctcttaaagagacgatttacaaaaaaaaaaaaaaaaattaattaattctcactttaaattaaaaaaaaaaaaaaaatctaagtggGAAATcatcgtctcttaaagagacgttttccacaaaaaaaaaaaaaataaaaataaaaaaagagacgatttttcaagaaattgtctcttaaagagatgatttccacaaaaaaaaaaaaaaaaaaaaaaatttaattctcacttaaaattttttttttaaagaaaatctaaatgggaaaatcgtctcttaaagagacgattttcataaataaataaaaaattaaattaaattctcactttaaaataaaaaaataaaaaaacaaaaaaaaaaaccatgcgGGAAATCGTCTCTCAAAAAGACGATTTTCCACAAAAGTCACCACCCCCCAAAAGctaaaagtgagaaattctcactttaaaatttttttaaaaaaggaaaattctttcttaaagagacaattttcacaaaaaaaaaaaaaatttaaattctcaatttaaaattaattaataaataaataaataaccatgTCTTTTCCACAAAAGTCACCCTCCCCCAACAAAAGccaaaagtgagaaattctcacttaaaaaaaaaaaaaaacaaaaccaaaaacaagaccttaaaatttttttttcattctttattctatttatacaataatttgactattataaatatatattataaaattaattaattttatttactaaatttaatttataaataatatactaaatttaatataagataaataatatttatatattgtttttttcttttactttggaattaaaaaaaaaactattatcaattttatgtgaaaattgagtttaaaaaaaattgttattaatttattaaataaaaaataaaaaaacaaaaacggaaacaattttcagaaaaaaaaactttaaaaatccatttctcTATTCCATATTATACTtatacaataattaaaaatatatattataaaattaattaattttatttaatttaatataagataaataatatttatcttatattaaatttagtatactatttataaattaaatttagtaaataaaattaattaattttataatatatatttttaataattgtattattgtataagtaTAATATGGAATAgacaaatggatttttaaagttttttttttttgaaaatcgtttttgacctttttgtttattttttattttttatttaataaattaataacaattttttttaaactcaattttcacataaaattgataataatttttttttaaaaattccaaagtgaaagaaaaaaataatatataaatattatttatcttatattaaatttagtatattatttataaattaaatttagtaaataaaattaattaattttataatatatatttataataatcgAATTATTGTAtagatagaataaagaatgaaaaaaaaggatttttaaaggttttgttttttttttttaagtgagaatttctTACTTTTAACTTTTGTTGGGGGAGAGTgaaagagacgatttctcacctttttttttttttttttttgtgaaaatcgtctcttcaagagacgatttctcattTACAAATTTTCTCTCCTCGCTGGACAAAATTAcgtagatttaaaattattttttttatcacgaTAATTTaggcattatttttaaaaactgtctTACTCTTATCAAAAATCCCTTTGTCTTTGCCATTACTCTCTTGCAATTTTAGGACCAAAactcatgtattttttttaatagcataacgtaatataatatttttatgtctaatttaaatatcaaaaaaatcCCTTTGTCTTTGCTATTACTCTCTTGCAATTTTAGGACCAAAACTCATGCATTAAAAAGCATAAcgtaatataatattttttatgtctaatttaaaataatttatttttaatcatgaatactgttaaccaataaataaaaaattacttaccACATTTTAAATTGTAGaaagatttcaaaataatactaaacataagagatatttcatattttttaatagcaAACATTAAATACAATAGAActtatgttttaaataaatattgagcatTGAGACCatgtttgagggaaaatataagaaaaataaaattaataaaaaaaatgaaaaaataatttatagttaataaattatttttatctatataataatacttcaaactcattttactaattttaattcttctacataaacattaaataacttgaaaatatgtaaattcttcattagttttaattatatcaaattatctttaatattttctatagtaaagttaaaatatgagaaaatcattttttccttcatacTTTCCTTTCAATTAAACATGTTGAAAAAGACGGGACAAGTATAAACATAATATGgatatttataatatgtttagtaatgattttaagaagtgtttttagattttttaacacataaaaattttacatttcaactattaaaaaaaattaaaaacacttcacaAAATCGCTCCCAAGAAGACTTAGTCACAAACAATATATTAACAAGTAAACCTTCGGCCTGTATACATTAACAAAGAGACTCCGTCTCTTTTGAGTTGCTCTCAAGGATATTCCCCAAAAGCCTACCCACCTTctgaaaagataaataaatgatcTTCTTCTTAGAACCTCGTGTCATTCCTTTCTGTTTTTTCCGTTCTACTTCCCTggcttatttttttaaaatttgaagttggAATATATCATCTTTCTGAAGAATATGAAGGTTGTATATATTATATGGAATTTTACGAAGTCAAGTCATCGGCTTCGCTATTCCCTTACGTGATTCTGAATATCCCTGTAGGCGACGACTTACTGACTAGGAATCTCGACTACCTTTCAAATCAATCCCTGTTTATTGAAAGAATCTATTTACTTACGGACTAGGCCTCAACCGTTCCCTTTCAATGTCGTTAAACACCTCTTCCCCTTAATCGCCATCATTAAGGGAGCTTTTGTCATTTTCGTTCATTACAAGATTTTTGGCCTAACTTTGAGTGattctaggaaaaaaaaaagaagttatttagagtttaaaaaaatatattgggtTGAAAAAAGGAAGGGAAGAAAAAGATGGTTCTTGGAGCCATCTTGAACATCTGCCCAATCCAATTAGAAGCAGTTTCTGAGTAGCTTCATTTGCTTGTGATCCCTTCCGCGTTGGATGTTCGCAGCAAGCAACATGAAATTTCAAAGACGGCCATATTGCTTGGTGCCAAGTTTGAGAATTGAGAAATATTGGTTTATAAGCTAGACCGAGTCAAATTCCAATATTGCTGCTATTCTCTTATCCTTGACTTTTCAGGCTGAATATGAACCGCTCAAAGCAAGTTGAGACACACCCTTGGGAAGGAACTCTTTTTTTGAGGTATATGGAGTATTCACATTCAAGTAAGTGCCCTGGTCTTAAATCATTGCAACAGTGTGCTCcatctccctctccctctccatGGACCACTTCCCCTTATATAAATGACATTGTTATCATAACCACATGGGAAGGAACTCTACCCAGAAACGCCCTAATGAATGTCCCATCCAATTCCGTTAACACAGCTCCAAAATCTCGTTTCCCCTGCTCTCTTTTCATCGTCTTCCTTCTGATTCTCTCCCATGCATACATCATCGCAGCTGACTACAAACCCACAAATATTGGAGCAATCGTGGATGCTAGTTCCCGTAAaggcaaagaagaaaaaacagccATGGAAATAGCAATTAGTAGGTTCAATAGGGATTCGAAGAATCTCCAGCTGTTTCTCCATTTCGGTAACTCCACCGGAGAACCCATTCAGGCAGCTTTCACTGGTTCGTTATCTCTATCAGTACTAGTTTTATTATTGGTATTAATGTAACAAATAACCAAATTCAGTGTGCCACagttctcaattttattttatttttggtgataaatttatttgtatttatggagttttttaaatttggttgcAGCTCAAGAGCTGATTAAAGAGAAGGAAGTGGGGGTGATTGTGGGCACGGATACATGGCAGGAAGCAGCTTTAGTGGCTGATGTTGGAAACCGGGCTCAAGTGCCTGTTCTTTCATTAGCAGCATCAACCATTACCCCACCATTAAGGCAGATTAGGTGGCCTTTCTTGGCACAAATGGGTAGCAATGTTTCTGAACAAATCAGATGTATTTCAGCTATTGTTGGATCCTACCATTGGCAAAGGGTCATCGTAGTCTATGAAGATGATGCACATGGTGGTGATTCTGGGATGCTAGCTCCTTTATCTGAGGCTCTTCAATACTTCAGTTCAGAGATCGAGTATACTGTGGTTCTTCCACCAATATCATCTTTATCTGACCCAAAAGAAGCCATCAATGAAGAGCTGATGAAGCTTCTCAGTATACAATCAAGAGTTTTCATTGTTCTCAAATCATCTCCATTGATGGCTACCCATTTGTTCCAAGAAGCAAGGCGAATGGGATTTATGGCGAGAGAGTCAGCCTGGATAATTACAGATACCATTTCGAGCTTCTTGGACTCCATTGACACTTCTGCTATCTCCTATATAGAAGGGGCTCTAGGAATTAAAACCTACTATTCCAAAACCAGTAGGCCCCTCCTAGAATTCTCTGCTCAGTTCcagaaaatgtttgaaaatgaaTACCCAGAAGAAGACAACACCAAGCCGGGAATTCATGCACTACGAGCATACGATAGCATTTCTGTCATCGCAAATGCCCTGGTGAGATTAGCTAGTGATACTATTACTCCAAAAAGGCTGTTAGAAACTATATTATCAAGCAATTTCAATGGTTTAAGTGGCAAAATTAGTTTCCAAGGGGGTGATCAATTGGATTCAAATTCGTTGCCATTGAGGATTATAAACCTTGTTGGAAAGGGCTACAAGGAGCTTGACTTTTGGACGCAGGACTTGGACCACCCTTTTAGCAGAGAAGGTGGAGAGGCAAATAGTAATAGAAGAACTACAAAGGTTTTGGATGGTCCAGTGATTTGGCCAGGGTACCTGAAACGTGTTCCCAAGGGATGGGAGATGCCCACTGATGAAAAACGATTGAAGATAGGAATTCCAGCTAACACCTCTTTTGATAAGTTTGTGAAGGTGGACGAAGCTCAAATTGATCCTGAGAAAAAATATACTGGTTTCTGTATTGATATTTTCCGAGAGGTGATAAAAATTCTGGAGCAAAATTACTCTCTACCCTATGACTTCCATCCATATGATGGCACATATGACGAGCTGGTTGATCGTGTTTATACCAAGGTAATTGCTACTTTCTCTAGTCTCCTTTTTCGTTTCTTtccttgcttttctttttttttttttctttctttctttctttttttttttaaatccttctCAATAGTCATGTAGTGatccaagataaaaaaaaatgagcatcACGTTGCTGTCCATTAATTCACCCCAAAAGCTAGAAATAAATGTGAGCTTCACATAAATGTCCattaattgtttgaaaatgccctcttcttcttcttcttctttgtgaaAGACATGTCTGATTTACTGACCAATACTTGTTTTAAGGGACAACTATAGAAACAAGTCTTTAATCAAATTGTAACTTACCCCAGAAACAGGGGATATTTTTTGAAGGATCTCTCCAATTCAATCTTGTCCTGCTTTACTGCAACAATACTGCTGAAAACAAAAACGAATGTAAGAACTGACTTTCATATAGAATTGTCATTAATCTGACCTTAGTTTCTCAAAACCCTGAAAAATCTCCTTTCTGCTAGCTAGATTTCTCTGGTATTTTGTCTTCAGAATTTTGACTTGGTCCCCATGGAAACAGTGTGTGTTCTAAAGCTAAAATGAGCTGTCAGACCTCCTGAACctctattttggttttttattttgatcatttgTTACTGATATTCTTTGCCTATCTCTTGTGAATCAAAATCCATGGAAGACTTATGATGCTGTCGTTGGCGATATGACAATATTAGCAAACCGTtcaagaatagtggaatttacTCAGCCATTTGCTGAGTCAGGGTTGTCCATGATAACTCCAGTTAAATCTAGAGAAGCCTACAAGGCATGGCTGTTCATGAAGCCCTTCACCATGGAAATGTGGGTGGTGACTGGCGTTATCTTGATCTACACAATGTTTATAGTTTGGATATTGGAGCACCAAAACAATCCAGAATTTCAAGGCTCGTGGAAGGATCAGCTTGGCACTACACTTTGGTTcaccttctcttctcttttctttgctCACAGTAagtatcaatataaaaaatggtaGGACCAATGGCATCCTTAGGATCAGTGTCAGAAAAGTCTCTGAATTTTGATTGTATATTCTGCATCTTCATAAGTTAAAACCACTCACAacccatgatttcattttgcaGAGGAAAAAATTAATAGCAACATTACTCGAGTGGTGGTAGTGGTGTGGCTAATGGTTGTATTCGTTTTAACCTCAAGCTACACTGCTAGTCTCTCTTCAATGCTGACAGTCCAACGACTCGAACCCAATGTGACAGACATCGAGTGGCTTAAGGTTCACAAGTTAAACGTTGGTTGTGATGGTGATTCATTTGTGAGAAAGTACTTGGAGGATgttcttgattttaaaaaagacAACATCAAGAATATTAGCAGCGAATATGACTATCCTAACGAATTCCAGAAAGGCACTATCTCAGCAGCCTTTCTTGAACTCCCTTATGAAAAGGTTTTCATGAATCGGTACTGCAAGAATTACACTGCCTCCAATCCCCTCAGCAGATTTGGAGGATTAGGCTTTGTGAGTAGTGACTGAACCCTTACTCATTTGAATTCACTGAAACTTAAATTTTGCCTAAACTTTTCTGGGCAAGCTTTGCATGGAAATGTTTCAGCCACCTGCTAGTCCACCAATAATTCTATATGAAGTTCCAGTGGACCAAACTTTAATATGTACTTggattatttcattttcattttcccccAGTACTGAACAGAAAACTCTTGATTTGCAGGTATTTCAAAAAGGTTCTCCAATAGCTGCAGATGTCTCTAAAGCCATCCTAACCCTTTCAGAGAGAGGGATTCTACAATCATTAGAAGACAAGTGGTTCCCTAGCTCCGACGACTGTTCCACTACTGACACTATTGAATTGAGCCTCCAGAACTTCTGGGCTCTTTATGTTCTATGTGGCGCCACTTCCACCATTTGTTTTCTGCTCTTCCTTTGTCGTCccctattaaaatattttcagcAAAAAGAGCCAAGTGAAAGTGCCTGGAGAAGAACTGTTGAACTAGCAAATTACATCCACAATGTAGAAATTAAGATTCCAGAGAGAGCTTCAGATTTTTCTCAAGGGTCCAATAGGGCCTCTTCAAGTGGTTCTCCCGGGTGGGTACCAGTGAGCCCTTCTGATGCTCCTGAACCATCAGAGGCCTCTCCTCCAACTGCTATTCAAATGATATGAACTATTGATTGTAGCTAGAACGAATCTAGGACTGACCCCATTAAGATTCTATAAGAGGTTGTAATATATAAGAACTTAGGAATTTATTTGTTGTAAGGAGTTATAATATTCATTAATTGAATTGATAATTCTTCTAGGTTCTCAAGCTGTTCCTATTAGACATTGTTGTGTTGGTgtaaatacaaaatttgaatattactTCAGAAGTTtatgtttcatttcttttggAATGAGTAATGATATTTGATATGGaatgttttttctttgtgtATGTGAAACAAGTGATATTCCtctatagaaaaatatttgagtaCCTAAAAGGATGGTTGTGTTCTAAGAGTTGATACgtgtttgattttagtttaatgaCCCTAATCCATCCATGAGACGCCGGTATCCTCACATAAGTTGCAATCTCAACCCCTAATTACTCATTACCAGAAACCCTTAAAcaaaattctctagaaagccctatTTCTAAGGAGTGTATTGAAAACATGGGTCCAAACTCATGTACTCATAGGTGAGTGTGATTTTAGGGATGCCTTTTGGTATTCTACACCTCTAAAATACCTTTAACTTcacttttagttttctttctaccTCATTATTTCCTTTACAACTATATTAACTCAAATATAattacttaataaaaattataaaaaataaaactaggTATGAAAGTAGGAAcatttacaaatataaaaaagaaaaaaaagaaaagaaaaaagacaaaaaagaagaTCAATAAGAACATCAAGTTCGATGAAAGAATAACTAAAAGAACAACCTATTCTACATAGGTCAATATTTGACAGAcgaaaaactaataaaaaaaaattatataaagaaCTTATCTTCatttaactaatttatttatttaggttatctatttttcttctttatctatTCATCATTAAGGCATgtaatcttaatttatttattattaaataataaaaataaataaatagtacaATAAACtactgttattattattatcttcttctacttcttcttcttattagtttaaagaataaaaatcctAGTTGGAGTTATCTCTTCACGTGTGCTGTccaaaatatttctttgatttaactatcataaaaaaaaaaaatcatgttttaaaagatttaaaattacatttttttaaataaattattttttcataagttattaaattctatatataatgatagaatctcaaaaaatatattctacaaatatatatttttttaaacttgaatatgcttatttattatttaaaaattttttctaaaattttttataaattttcatcaattttggtctcattgatattttttatcacaattTCAACAAATATTTCTTGATACAATCATAAAATctaattatcaatattttcatccttccTCTTATCTTCGACTAGTCTCTCTTATCTTCGTCTAAGAtattctccaattttttttttaaaattaaatgtaattgtccaattagtcttttttttttctctaaaagagTGTGATGTCATTTCTTACTAATggtataaaattaatattaatttttgaattaaatgtTCTTGTTAATACTTATTACTCTTTGATTGTTTATTACATCTACTTTTTATCTAGAATAAAATCCAAAATgaaatgcaaaaattaaatgaaaaagaatgaacAGTTAAAAGGAAAGTTTTGGAGAGAATCTGAGTAGATCAAGAACCATCAACTGCATCCAGAGAAATTCTATAAGagagaaaagtagaaaaaaaaaatagttttttttttttttttcaaatgaagaaTAGATGGACATGTGTTGAAGGGAAAGGCACTTGCATGTGTTAGATCTACTTT is from Vitis riparia cultivar Riparia Gloire de Montpellier isolate 1030 chromosome 10, EGFV_Vit.rip_1.0, whole genome shotgun sequence and encodes:
- the LOC117923290 gene encoding glutamate receptor 2.9-like; this encodes MNRSKQVETHPWEGTLFLRYMEYSHSSKCPGLKSLQQCAPSPSPSPWTTSPYINDIVIITTWEGTLPRNALMNVPSNSVNTAPKSRFPCSLFIVFLLILSHAYIIAADYKPTNIGAIVDASSRKGKEEKTAMEIAISRFNRDSKNLQLFLHFGNSTGEPIQAAFTAQELIKEKEVGVIVGTDTWQEAALVADVGNRAQVPVLSLAASTITPPLRQIRWPFLAQMGSNVSEQIRCISAIVGSYHWQRVIVVYEDDAHGGDSGMLAPLSEALQYFSSEIEYTVVLPPISSLSDPKEAINEELMKLLSIQSRVFIVLKSSPLMATHLFQEARRMGFMARESAWIITDTISSFLDSIDTSAISYIEGALGIKTYYSKTSRPLLEFSAQFQKMFENEYPEEDNTKPGIHALRAYDSISVIANALVRLASDTITPKRLLETILSSNFNGLSGKISFQGGDQLDSNSLPLRIINLVGKGYKELDFWTQDLDHPFSREGGEANSNRRTTKVLDGPVIWPGYLKRVPKGWEMPTDEKRLKIGIPANTSFDKFVKVDEAQIDPEKKYTGFCIDIFREVIKILEQNYSLPYDFHPYDGTYDELVDRVYTKTYDAVVGDMTILANRSRIVEFTQPFAESGLSMITPVKSREAYKAWLFMKPFTMEMWVVTGVILIYTMFIVWILEHQNNPEFQGSWKDQLGTTLWFTFSSLFFAHKEKINSNITRVVVVVWLMVVFVLTSSYTASLSSMLTVQRLEPNVTDIEWLKVHKLNVGCDGDSFVRKYLEDVLDFKKDNIKNISSEYDYPNEFQKGTISAAFLELPYEKVFMNRYCKNYTASNPLSRFGGLGFVFQKGSPIAADVSKAILTLSERGILQSLEDKWFPSSDDCSTTDTIELSLQNFWALYVLCGATSTICFLLFLCRPLLKYFQQKEPSESAWRRTVELANYIHNVEIKIPERASDFSQGSNRASSSGSPGWVPVSPSDAPEPSEASPPTAIQMI